The Panicum virgatum strain AP13 chromosome 5K, P.virgatum_v5, whole genome shotgun sequence genome has a window encoding:
- the LOC120707490 gene encoding cytochrome P450 72A15-like — protein MAARALLMLREASPWALAGAAAAVALLWLVAWTAEWAWWTPRRLDRALRARGLKGTRYRLFTGDLAENARINREARTKPLPLGCHDIAPRVQPMLHRAIKEYGKMTFTWFGPIPRVMIPDPELVKEVLSNKFGHFGKQSSRIAKLLAEGVVSHEGEKWAKHRRILNPAFHHEKIKRMLPVFSTCCAQTITKWENSMPSEGSFEVDVWPEFQNLTGDVISRTAFGSSYQEGMKIFQLQGELAERLVQSFQTIFIPGYWFLPTKNNRRMREIDREIRKILLEIITKREKAIKDGKPSNDDLLGLLLESNMNESKGNAKLGLSTEDVIEECKLFYFAGMETTSVLLTWTLIVLSMHPEWQERAREEVLNHFGRANPDFDSLSRLKTVTMILYEVLRLYPPVTLIVRRTYKEMELGSITYPAGVNLVLPILFIHHDPEIWGKDASEFNPARFADGVSNATKHQGAFFPFGGGPRICIGQNFALLEAKMALCTILQRFSFELSPSYTHVPYTVLTLHPQHGAQIRLKKL, from the exons ATGGCGGCGCGCGCTCTCTTGATGCTGCGGGAGGCCTCCCCGTGGGcgctggccggcgcggcggcggccgtggcgctgctgtggctggtggcctGGACGGCGGAGTGGGCCTggtggacgccgcggcggctcgACCGGGCCCTGCGGGCCCGGGGCCTCAAGGGCACCCGGTACCGCCTCTTCACCGGCGACCTGGCGGAGAACGCCCGGATCAACCGGGAGGCTCGCACCAAGCCGCTGCCGCTCGGCTGCCACGACATCGCCCCACGCGTGCAGCCCATGCTCCACAGAGCCATCAAGGAATACG GGAAAATGACGTTCACCTGGTTTGGGCCAATACCGAGGGTGATGATACCAGACCCGGAGTTAGTCAAAGAGGTTTTGTCTAACAAGTTTGGCCACTTTGGCAAACAGAGTAGCCGTATCGCGAAGCTGCTAGCCGAAGGGGTTGTCAGTCATGAGGGCGAGAAGTGGGCAAAACACAGGAGAATTCTCAATCCTGCCTTCCACCATGAGAAGATAAAG CGGATGCTGCCGGTATTTTCCACTTGTTGCGCCCAAACCATTACTAAATGGGAGAATTCAATGCCTTCCGAGGGGTCTTTTGAGGTAGATGTCTGGCCGGAGTTCCAGAATCTCACGGGAGATGTTATCTCAAGAACCGCATTTGGTAGCAGCTATCAAGAGGGGATGAAAATTTTCCAGCTGCAAGGAGAGCTAGCTGAACGCCTTGTACAGTCTTTCCAAACAATATTTATCCCAGGATATTG GTTTTTGCCCACCAAAAATAATAGAAGGATGCGAGAAATTGATCGGGAGATCCGGAAAATTCTGCTTGAAATAATTACGAAAAGGGAGAAGGCCATTAAAGATGGCAAACCTAGTAATGATGACTTGCTGGGCTTATTACTGGAGTCAAACATGAATGAATCGAAAGGGAATGCAAAGCTGGGATTGTCAACGGAAGATGTGATTGAGGAATGCAAACTATTTTACTTTGCCGGTATGGAGACAACATCAGTCCTGCTTACTTGGACTctcattgtgctaagcatgcaCCCAGAATGGCAAGAGAGGGCAAGAGAAGAAGTGCTGAACCACTTTGGAAGAGCCAACCCAGATTTTGATAGCTTGAGCCGCCTGAAGACT GTAACCATGATTTTGTACGAGGTCCTTAGGTTGTACCCGCCAGTAACCCTTATAGTCAGAAGAACATACAAGGAGATGGAGCTCGGCAGCATCACATATCCCGCCGGAGTGAACCTTGTGCTGCCCATTCTCTTCATTCACCATGATCCGGAGATTTGGGGGAAAGACGCGAGCGAGTtcaatcctgcaaggtttgctgACGGCGTCTCCAACGCTACCAAGCACCAGGGCGCTTTTTTTCCGTTCGGAGGGGGTCCCCGGATCTGCATCGGCCAGAACTTCGCGTTGCTGGAAGCGAAGATGGCGCTGTGCACCATCCTCCAGCGCTTCTCCTTCGAGCTCTCGCCATCCTACACCCATGTGCCGTACACCGTGCTCACCCTGCACCCTCAGCACGGCGCTCAGATCAGACTGAAGAAGCTCTGA